A window of the Scyliorhinus torazame isolate Kashiwa2021f chromosome 12, sScyTor2.1, whole genome shotgun sequence genome harbors these coding sequences:
- the LOC140387144 gene encoding relaxin-3 receptor 1-like — MIPAANLESVDAMESSWLTQRMDDLMLNTTARTYNSTVGPQSSNLYDIDIPGDGSPALRISISIAYSIVCAIGLVGNLLVFFLMKMKQGRKKSTINFFILNLAVTDFQFVLTLPFWAVDTALDFSWPFGDAMCKIILSVTVMNMYASVFFLTAMGTVRYWSVASGLKSRRGRVCCSVKWVSFVLWVAASLATLPTALFSTASTFAGEKLCLLNFPDDGQYWLALYHIQKITLAFVLPTIILSICYLLLVRFLGQQHIATNNPKRKSRVTRSITIVMLSFFLCWLPNHVITLWGVLVKLNAVPWDKTYYILHAYVFPVTICLAHTNSCLNPVLYCLLRRDFRKSMKEAFWKMSSPGVTHPCAIRPFSGTLKQELGEQVGIPLNIIVSEHCNATSV, encoded by the coding sequence ATGATCCCAGCAGCAAACCTGGAGTCAGTGGATGCGATGGAGAGCAGCTGGTTAACGCAGAGGATGGATGACCTCATGTTGAATACTACTGCAAGGACTTACAATTCAACCGTGGGGCCACAGAGCTCCAATCTGTATGACATTGACATCCCCGGGGACGGGTCCCCAGCTCTGAGGATCAGCATCTCCATCGCCTATTCCATCGTCTGTGCCATTGGGCTGGTGGGGAATTTGCTGGTCTTCTTCCTGATGAAGATGAAACAAGGGCGCAAGAAATCCACCATCAACTTCTTCATCCTCAACCTGGCAGTGACTGACTTCCAGTTCGTGCTAACCTTGCCCTTCTGGGCAGTGGACACTGCTCTGGATTTCAGCTGGCCCTTCGGGGACGCCATGTGCAAGATCATCCTGTCCGTCACCGTGATGAACATGTACGCCAGTGTGTTCTTCCTCACGGCCATGGGCACCGTGCGGTACTGGTCGGTGGCTTCGGGGCTGAAGAGCAGGAGGGGCCGGGTCTGCTGCTCGGTGAAGTGGGTCAGTTTTGTCCTCTGGGTCGCCGCCAGCCTCGCCACCCTGCCCACCGCGCTCTTCTCCACCGCCAGCACGTTTGCAGGCGAGAAACTGTGCTTGCTGAATTTCCCGGACGATGGGCAGTATTGGCTCGCCCTTTACCACATCCAGAAGATCACGCTGGCCTTTGTCCTGCCCACCATCATCCTGTCAATCTGCTACTTACTCCTGGTGAGGTTCCTTGGACAACAGCACATCGCTACCAACAACCCCAAGAGAAAATCGCGAGTGACCCGGTCCATCACCATCGTCATGCTCTCCTTCTTTCTCTGTTGGCTCCCCAATCATGTTATCACCCTCTGGGGGGTCTTAGTTAAGCTTAACGCGGTGCCCTGGGACAAAACATATTACATCCTCCACGCCTATGTGTTCCCAGTCACTATCTGCTTGGCACACACAAACAGCTGCCTGAATCCGGTGTTGTACTGCCTGTTGAGGAGAGATTTTAGGAAATCAATGAAGGAAGCTTTCTGGAAGATGTCCTCGCCCGGGGTGACCCACCCGTGTGCCATTCGACCCTTTTCGGGCACCTTAAAACAGGAACTGGGTGAACAGGTGGGCATCCCTCTGAATATTATTGTGAGCGAGCACTGTAACGCAACTTCTGTTTGA